One region of Baekduia soli genomic DNA includes:
- a CDS encoding acetyl-CoA C-acetyltransferase, with protein MAATEALVFDAIRTPRGRGKHTGSLHGTKPVDLVVGLMHEMLIRNERLDPNRVDDVVLGCVSPVGDQGADIAKTAAIKAGLPDTVAGVQLNRFCASGLEAVNIAAQKVASGWEDLVFAGGVESMSRVPMGSDGGAWAMDPETNYDTSFVPQGIGADLIATVEGFSRDDVDAYAARSQERAAAAQAEGRFAGSVIPVKDLNEQVVLDHDEFIRPGTTVATLGALKPSFAAMGEMGGFDAVALQKYHWIEKIDHVHTPGNSSGIVDGASLVAIGNEQTGAELGLTPRARIMATAVSGADPTIMLTGPAPAARKALAKAGLTAGDLDLVEINEAFAAVPMRFVKDMDIDLEKVNVNGGAIAMGHPLGATGAMILGTLIDELHRTGGRYGLATLCVGGGMGIATVIEAI; from the coding sequence ATGGCAGCCACCGAGGCGTTGGTCTTCGACGCGATCCGCACGCCGCGCGGTCGCGGCAAGCACACCGGGTCCCTGCACGGCACCAAGCCGGTCGACCTCGTGGTCGGGTTGATGCACGAGATGCTCATCCGCAACGAGCGCCTCGACCCGAACCGCGTCGACGACGTCGTGCTCGGCTGCGTCTCGCCCGTCGGCGACCAGGGCGCCGACATCGCCAAGACCGCCGCGATCAAGGCCGGGCTGCCCGACACCGTCGCCGGCGTCCAGCTCAACCGCTTCTGCGCCTCCGGCCTGGAGGCCGTCAACATCGCGGCGCAGAAGGTCGCCTCGGGCTGGGAGGACCTCGTCTTCGCCGGCGGCGTGGAGTCGATGTCGCGCGTGCCGATGGGCTCCGACGGCGGCGCCTGGGCGATGGATCCCGAGACCAACTACGACACCTCGTTCGTGCCGCAGGGCATCGGCGCCGACCTCATCGCGACCGTCGAGGGCTTCAGCCGCGACGACGTCGACGCCTACGCCGCGCGCTCGCAGGAGCGCGCCGCGGCCGCGCAGGCCGAGGGACGCTTCGCCGGCTCGGTGATCCCGGTCAAGGACCTCAACGAGCAGGTGGTCCTCGACCACGACGAGTTCATCCGCCCCGGCACGACCGTGGCGACGCTCGGCGCGCTCAAGCCGTCGTTCGCCGCCATGGGCGAGATGGGCGGCTTCGACGCCGTCGCGCTGCAGAAGTACCACTGGATCGAGAAGATCGACCACGTCCACACGCCGGGCAACTCGAGCGGCATCGTCGACGGCGCCTCGCTCGTGGCCATCGGCAACGAGCAGACGGGCGCCGAGCTCGGCCTCACGCCGCGGGCGCGCATCATGGCCACCGCGGTCTCGGGCGCCGACCCGACCATCATGCTCACCGGCCCCGCGCCGGCGGCGCGCAAGGCGCTGGCCAAGGCCGGCCTGACGGCCGGCGACCTCGACCTCGTCGAGATCAACGAGGCCTTCGCCGCGGTCCCGATGCGCTTCGTCAAGGACATGGACATCGACCTCGAGAAGGTCAACGTCAACGGCGGCGCCATCGCGATGGGCCATCCGCTGGGCGCCACGGGGGCGATGATCCTCGGCACGCTCATCGACGAGCTGCACCGCACGGGCGGCCGCTACGGCCTGGCCACCCTCTGCGTGGGCGGCGGCATGGGCATCGCGACCGTCATCGAGGCGATCTAG
- a CDS encoding aldehyde dehydrogenase, whose translation MTATQTSPVRSFDSLFIGGRWVSPSSDAVIEVINPITEEVIATVPDAQDADMDAAVAAAREAFDHGPWPRMTPAERAEAIGRIADELHARADELALVFAEEVGASKAFATLIQAGAETKLRDATTFHERFELETEVPIAGNRGRITHEPVGVVAAVIPWNGPVTTLAGKLAPSLAAGCTVVVKPAPDAPVGTMIFAEAIEAAGLPEGVVSILPGGREVGEHLVSNPDVDKVTFTGSTAAGKRIMSICSERIARVTLELGGKSAAIIADDIPFDQMLSGMVAAGIGHSGQVCAALTRVLVPRHRQQELLDALVPVIESMTVGDPREEGVVIGPLVAERQRERVEGYIEIGRQEGARVVIGGGRPAGLDRGYFVEPTVFADVTNDMRIAQEEIFGPVLCVIPFDDVEEAIAIANDSSYGLSGAVYAQDTELAERIARRIRTGQISINTWSLCPGTPFGGFKQSGLGREGGVEGYAGYLETKVIQYG comes from the coding sequence ATGACCGCGACGCAGACCTCCCCCGTGCGCAGCTTCGACTCCCTGTTCATCGGCGGCCGGTGGGTGTCGCCCTCCAGCGACGCGGTCATCGAGGTGATCAACCCGATCACCGAGGAGGTCATCGCCACGGTGCCCGACGCGCAGGACGCCGACATGGATGCCGCGGTCGCCGCCGCGCGCGAGGCGTTCGACCACGGCCCGTGGCCGCGGATGACGCCCGCGGAGCGCGCCGAGGCGATCGGGCGGATCGCCGACGAGCTGCACGCCCGCGCCGACGAGCTGGCCCTGGTGTTCGCCGAGGAGGTCGGGGCGTCCAAGGCCTTCGCCACGCTGATCCAGGCCGGCGCGGAGACCAAGCTGCGCGACGCGACGACGTTCCACGAACGCTTCGAGCTCGAGACGGAGGTGCCGATCGCGGGCAACCGCGGGCGCATCACCCACGAGCCGGTCGGCGTCGTGGCGGCCGTCATCCCGTGGAACGGGCCGGTGACGACCCTCGCGGGCAAGCTGGCCCCGTCGCTGGCCGCGGGCTGCACGGTGGTCGTCAAGCCCGCCCCCGACGCACCGGTGGGCACGATGATCTTCGCCGAGGCCATCGAGGCCGCGGGCCTGCCCGAGGGCGTCGTGAGCATCCTCCCCGGCGGTCGCGAGGTCGGCGAGCACCTCGTGTCCAACCCCGACGTCGACAAGGTGACCTTCACGGGCTCGACCGCCGCGGGCAAGCGCATCATGTCGATCTGCAGCGAGCGCATCGCCCGCGTCACGCTCGAGCTGGGCGGCAAGTCGGCGGCGATCATCGCGGACGACATCCCCTTCGACCAGATGCTCTCCGGCATGGTCGCCGCCGGCATCGGCCACTCCGGTCAGGTGTGCGCGGCGCTGACCCGGGTGCTCGTGCCGCGCCACCGCCAGCAGGAGCTGCTCGACGCGCTCGTCCCCGTCATCGAGTCGATGACCGTCGGCGACCCGCGCGAGGAGGGCGTCGTGATCGGGCCGCTCGTCGCCGAGCGCCAGCGCGAGCGGGTCGAGGGCTACATCGAGATCGGCCGCCAGGAGGGCGCCCGCGTCGTGATCGGCGGCGGCCGGCCGGCCGGCCTGGACCGCGGCTACTTCGTCGAGCCGACCGTGTTCGCCGACGTCACCAACGACATGCGCATCGCCCAGGAGGAGATCTTCGGCCCCGTGCTGTGCGTGATCCCGTTCGACGACGTCGAGGAGGCGATCGCGATCGCCAACGACTCCAGCTACGGCCTGTCGGGCGCGGTCTACGCCCAGGACACCGAGCTGGCCGAGCGGATCGCGCGGCGGATCCGCACCGGCCAGATCTCGATCAACACCTGGTCCCTGTGCCCCGGCACCCCGTTCGGCGGCTTCAAGCAGTCCGGTCTCGGCCGCGAGGGCGGCGTCGAGGGCTACGCCGGCTACCTGGAGACCAAGGTCATCCAGTACGGGTGA
- a CDS encoding MFS transporter, which yields MSAIAAGDQAGADDGVRPDRPAWLAFAAATLSFTSIFTASGAPIPLYELYRRTEGLTKADLSFTAVSYFLAAMVALLMFGRVSNVVGRRPVALAALALAAAGTLVLLHVTSASPLIVGRTLQGLGCGLASSAIAAYIVDSAPRRPAWLGAAVSAGGPMVGITLGAVSSGALAEYGPHPRTLVFWIVLGLLAISAAMVVAGPETAVRTAGPGASLRPDVRVPPAVRRLLPAAACVFVATWALGGFYQAFGPTITSDQLDTHNTLVLGALFAAFIAPSAAGALVSGRLAPAPTQRLGMGVFMAGVVLMLISLHLGRIAPFLVATMILGAMQGVTFSASTRSLLTHTAPADRAGVMSTIYIIAYTGTAVPALVAGQLTRAFSLFTILLGYGALTALALVVTLVTARDPQ from the coding sequence ATGAGCGCCATCGCCGCCGGCGACCAGGCGGGCGCGGACGACGGTGTGCGGCCGGACCGGCCGGCCTGGCTCGCGTTCGCGGCCGCGACGCTGTCCTTCACCTCGATCTTCACGGCGTCGGGCGCGCCGATCCCGCTCTACGAGCTCTACCGGCGCACGGAGGGGCTCACGAAGGCCGACCTGTCGTTCACGGCCGTATCCTACTTCCTCGCCGCGATGGTCGCCCTGCTCATGTTCGGCCGGGTCTCGAACGTCGTGGGGCGCCGCCCGGTCGCCCTGGCGGCGCTGGCGCTGGCGGCCGCCGGCACCCTCGTGCTGCTGCACGTCACCAGCGCATCCCCGCTCATCGTCGGCCGGACGCTGCAGGGCCTCGGCTGCGGGCTGGCCTCCAGCGCCATCGCGGCCTACATCGTCGACAGCGCGCCCCGGCGGCCGGCCTGGCTCGGCGCGGCCGTCTCGGCCGGAGGACCGATGGTCGGCATCACGCTCGGCGCCGTCAGCTCCGGCGCGCTGGCCGAGTACGGGCCCCATCCGCGCACCCTCGTCTTCTGGATCGTCCTCGGGCTGCTCGCCATCAGCGCGGCGATGGTCGTGGCCGGCCCCGAGACCGCCGTCCGCACCGCCGGGCCGGGCGCCTCGCTGCGTCCCGACGTGCGGGTCCCGCCGGCCGTCCGCCGGCTCCTGCCCGCGGCGGCCTGCGTCTTCGTCGCGACCTGGGCGCTGGGAGGCTTCTACCAGGCCTTCGGACCCACGATCACCTCCGACCAGCTCGACACGCACAACACGCTGGTGCTCGGCGCGCTCTTCGCGGCGTTCATCGCGCCGAGCGCCGCGGGCGCCCTGGTCTCCGGCCGCCTCGCGCCCGCGCCGACCCAGCGGCTGGGCATGGGCGTGTTCATGGCCGGCGTCGTGCTCATGCTCATCTCGCTGCACCTCGGCCGCATCGCGCCCTTCCTCGTCGCCACGATGATCCTGGGCGCGATGCAGGGCGTGACCTTCTCCGCCAGCACCCGGTCCCTCCTGACGCACACCGCCCCCGCCGACCGCGCGGGCGTCATGTCGACGATCTACATCATCGCCTACACCGGGACCGCCGTCCCGGCCCTCGTCGCCGGGCAGCTCACGCGCGCGTTCAGCCTGTTCACGATCCTCCTCGGCTACGGCGCGCTGACCGCACTCGCGCTCGTCGTGACCCTCGTCACGGCGCGCGACCCGCAGTGA
- a CDS encoding oxidoreductase, with protein MPTWLITGCSTGLGRALAAAALDHGLNVVVTARDAATVQDLADAHPDAALALSLDVTDRAQVTAAVARAQERFGAIDVLVNNAGYGYRAAVEEGDEDDVQQLFATNVFGPVAMMKAVLPGMRARRSGAIVNISSIGARICPPGSGYYSAAKAALEALTGSLRKEVEPLGISAVIVEPGAFRTDFAGRSLAQSAEAIDDYAETAGLRRIENDSTHGTQQGDPAKAAEAIIEAVQSDDPPLMLVLGPDALGLFRSAMAALEADLDAWEATSAGTSFATG; from the coding sequence ATGCCCACATGGCTCATCACCGGCTGCTCGACCGGCCTCGGCCGCGCGCTCGCCGCGGCCGCGCTGGACCATGGCCTCAACGTCGTCGTCACCGCCCGTGACGCCGCCACGGTCCAGGACCTCGCCGACGCCCATCCCGACGCGGCGCTCGCGCTGTCGCTCGACGTCACCGACCGCGCCCAGGTCACCGCGGCGGTCGCGCGGGCGCAGGAGCGCTTCGGCGCGATCGACGTCCTGGTCAACAACGCCGGCTATGGCTACCGCGCCGCCGTCGAGGAGGGCGACGAGGACGACGTCCAGCAGCTCTTCGCGACCAACGTCTTCGGGCCCGTGGCGATGATGAAGGCCGTCCTGCCCGGGATGCGCGCCCGGCGCTCGGGCGCCATCGTCAACATCTCGTCCATCGGCGCGCGGATCTGCCCACCCGGCTCGGGCTACTACTCGGCCGCCAAGGCGGCGCTCGAAGCCCTCACGGGCTCCCTGCGCAAGGAGGTCGAGCCGCTGGGCATCAGCGCCGTCATCGTCGAGCCCGGCGCGTTCCGCACCGACTTCGCCGGGCGCTCGCTCGCGCAGTCGGCCGAGGCGATCGACGACTACGCCGAGACCGCCGGCCTGCGCCGCATCGAGAACGACTCGACCCACGGCACCCAGCAGGGCGACCCGGCCAAGGCCGCCGAGGCCATCATCGAGGCTGTGCAGAGCGACGATCCGCCGCTCATGCTCGTGCTCGGGCCCGACGCGCTGGGCCTGTTCCGCAGCGCGATGGCCGCGCTGGAGGCCGACCTCGACGCGTGGGAGGCGACGAGCGCCGGGACGAGCTTCGCGACCGGCTAG
- a CDS encoding DUF7064 domain-containing protein, producing the protein MIEPVPAREAFLHTPVYGDPTWLETNWFPFIVPERNLRGYVYACFRSNLKVAMSIVVLWSGEEVLNVLQTDYWDQRVHLPFPSGNLDDYRLDNGLHVRMTEPLQRWEISYDGFKDMHLELEATAMMPAVTSHMTRLPEGGDFSHFHNVDPSLAAASGHIDQTMMMRGELHLRGERIDIAFASNRDHSWSPRPEFGHGFGYFDEGFFGEEFSFHVQTRSRHLDVSPVSNGYLLEHGEVILLKAGTGRYETDGWFTRRLVYELEDERGRSHRIEGRPTSQFIFPSWPNQFNIVGLTQWIYEGETSWGEYKWHWETSEMQARGGDRPTDPALWSGS; encoded by the coding sequence ATGATCGAGCCGGTCCCCGCGCGCGAGGCGTTCCTGCACACGCCGGTCTACGGCGACCCCACGTGGCTGGAGACCAACTGGTTCCCGTTCATCGTGCCCGAGCGCAACCTGCGCGGGTACGTGTACGCCTGCTTTCGCAGCAACCTGAAGGTCGCCATGTCGATCGTCGTGCTCTGGAGCGGCGAGGAGGTTCTCAACGTCCTGCAGACCGACTACTGGGACCAGCGCGTCCACCTGCCGTTCCCGTCCGGCAACCTCGACGACTACCGGCTGGACAACGGGCTGCACGTGCGCATGACCGAGCCGCTGCAGCGCTGGGAGATCAGCTACGACGGCTTCAAGGACATGCACCTGGAGCTGGAGGCCACGGCGATGATGCCCGCCGTCACCAGCCACATGACCCGGCTGCCCGAGGGGGGCGACTTCAGTCACTTCCACAACGTCGACCCGAGCCTGGCGGCCGCCAGCGGCCACATCGACCAGACGATGATGATGCGCGGCGAGCTGCACCTGCGCGGCGAGCGCATCGACATCGCGTTCGCGTCCAACCGCGACCACTCGTGGAGCCCGCGGCCCGAGTTCGGCCACGGCTTCGGGTACTTCGACGAGGGCTTCTTCGGCGAGGAGTTCTCCTTCCACGTCCAGACGCGCAGCCGCCACCTCGACGTCTCGCCGGTGTCCAACGGCTACCTGCTCGAGCACGGCGAGGTCATCCTGCTCAAGGCCGGCACCGGCCGCTACGAGACCGACGGCTGGTTCACCCGCCGACTCGTCTACGAGCTCGAGGACGAGCGCGGGCGCTCGCACCGCATCGAGGGCCGGCCGACGTCGCAGTTCATCTTCCCGAGCTGGCCCAACCAGTTCAACATCGTCGGCCTCACGCAGTGGATCTACGAGGGCGAGACCTCTTGGGGCGAGTACAAGTGGCACTGGGAGACCAGCGAGATGCAGGCCCGCGGCGGCGACCGCCCGACGGACCCCGCGCTGTGGTCAGGGTCCTGA
- a CDS encoding FadR/GntR family transcriptional regulator, producing MPSDGQDDDLDGPAAPPLTLAPLPDAGRRSKLSARVASQLVGYIVSNGIAPGSALPPERQMVAQLGVSRGTLREALRMLEVHGLISLKPGPAGGPIVQRMAGRQLGLASTLHFHVAGATFREIWEARVIMEAVMARLAAERNADEASQRLLAAVARAQEVDGSADETWVAAVSDFHTTISALSGNRVLDLWAVSFAEIWKIHTRGLTFPGEGRRRVSDAHHEIVRAVRDGDGELAYRLMEQHNREMLAYVDERFPGLLDAVVPFTM from the coding sequence GTGCCGTCCGACGGCCAGGACGATGACCTCGACGGGCCGGCCGCGCCGCCGCTGACGCTGGCGCCCCTGCCCGACGCCGGCCGGCGCTCCAAGCTCTCGGCCCGCGTGGCGAGCCAGCTCGTGGGCTACATCGTGTCCAACGGGATCGCCCCCGGCAGCGCGCTGCCGCCCGAGCGCCAGATGGTCGCCCAGCTCGGGGTCAGCCGCGGCACGCTGCGCGAGGCGCTGCGGATGCTCGAGGTCCACGGGCTGATCTCGCTCAAGCCGGGCCCGGCGGGCGGCCCGATCGTGCAGCGCATGGCCGGCCGCCAGCTCGGGCTGGCGTCGACGCTGCACTTCCACGTCGCCGGCGCGACGTTCCGCGAGATCTGGGAGGCGCGGGTGATCATGGAGGCCGTGATGGCGCGCCTGGCCGCCGAACGCAATGCCGACGAGGCCTCGCAGCGGCTGCTGGCCGCCGTCGCGCGCGCGCAGGAGGTCGACGGCTCGGCCGACGAGACGTGGGTCGCGGCGGTCTCGGACTTCCACACCACCATCAGCGCGCTGAGCGGCAACCGCGTGCTGGACCTGTGGGCCGTCTCCTTCGCCGAGATCTGGAAGATCCACACGCGCGGCCTGACGTTCCCCGGTGAGGGCCGCCGGCGCGTCTCCGACGCCCACCACGAGATCGTCCGCGCGGTGCGCGACGGCGACGGGGAGCTGGCCTACCGCCTCATGGAGCAGCACAACCGGGAGATGCTCGCCTACGTCGACGAGCGCTTCCCAGGCCTGCTCGACGCGGTCGTCCCCTTCACGATGTGA
- a CDS encoding 3-hydroxyacyl-CoA dehydrogenase NAD-binding domain-containing protein: MASTIRWDQDGDGVVLLTFDDPGQSANTMNAAYAASMRATVERLEAEKDDIAGVVITSAKKTFFAGGDLHDLIRVTKADAPELDAALREGKALLRRLETLGRPVVAAINGAALGGGLEICLACHHRVIVDDPKAVVGFPEVQLGLLPGAGGVVRSVRMLGITDALMQLLLQGQRLRPAKALELGVVDEVVATRDELVPAAKAWIAAHRDEEIVQPWEVKGYKIPGGTPSSPKLAAMLPAFPANLRKQIKGANYPAPHHIMAAAVESTQVDFDTAIEIEGRYFLDLVTGQVAKNMIQAFFFDLQQVNGERGRPSDIPPFAATKVVVLGAGMMGAAIAYVCAKAGLEVVLKDVDQAAADRGKGYSAALVEKAVGRGRQSQEAGDALLARITATTDAAAAAGADLLIEAVFEDPAVKAQVYAEVEPHLDPDALLGSNTSTLPITSLAEHVSRPADFIGLHFFSPVDKMPLLEIIRGEATSDETLYRALDVARQIGKTPIVVNDSRGFFTSRVIGTFINEGIAMLTEGVPAATIEQAASQAGYPAPVLQLSDELNLELMAKIRKASKEAVEASGATWVDHPAFAVIDRMLAEGRAGKLRGAGFYDYADGKRTGLWAGLRELFPPVADPSAIVLRDLEERMLFAEALETVRCRDEGVIESVADANIGSIMGIGFPGWTGGVLQYINGYPDPAHPGVAGFVARARELAERYGDRFEPPASLVEQGERGEPYRDRATAPVAVELQVTRTG; the protein is encoded by the coding sequence ATGGCCTCCACGATCCGCTGGGACCAGGACGGCGACGGCGTCGTCCTGCTCACGTTCGACGACCCCGGCCAGTCGGCCAACACGATGAACGCGGCCTATGCCGCGTCCATGCGCGCCACCGTCGAGCGCCTCGAGGCCGAGAAGGACGACATCGCCGGCGTCGTCATCACCAGCGCCAAGAAGACGTTCTTCGCCGGCGGCGACCTCCACGACCTGATCCGGGTCACCAAGGCCGACGCACCTGAGCTGGACGCCGCCCTGCGCGAGGGCAAGGCCCTCCTGCGGCGCCTGGAGACGCTCGGCCGGCCGGTCGTCGCCGCGATCAATGGCGCCGCGCTCGGCGGCGGACTGGAGATCTGCCTCGCCTGCCACCACCGAGTGATCGTCGATGACCCCAAGGCCGTCGTCGGGTTCCCCGAGGTCCAGCTCGGGCTGCTGCCCGGCGCCGGCGGGGTCGTGCGCTCGGTGCGGATGCTCGGCATCACCGACGCGCTCATGCAGCTCCTGCTGCAGGGCCAGCGGCTGCGGCCGGCCAAGGCGCTGGAGCTCGGGGTCGTCGACGAGGTCGTCGCGACCCGCGACGAGCTGGTGCCCGCCGCCAAGGCGTGGATCGCCGCCCACCGCGACGAGGAGATCGTCCAGCCCTGGGAGGTCAAGGGCTACAAGATCCCCGGCGGCACCCCGAGCAGCCCCAAGCTCGCGGCGATGCTGCCGGCGTTCCCCGCCAACCTGCGCAAGCAGATCAAGGGCGCCAACTACCCGGCGCCGCACCACATCATGGCCGCGGCGGTCGAGAGCACGCAGGTCGACTTCGACACGGCGATCGAGATCGAGGGCCGCTACTTCCTGGACCTCGTCACGGGCCAGGTCGCCAAGAACATGATCCAGGCGTTCTTCTTCGACCTGCAGCAGGTCAACGGGGAGCGCGGCCGCCCGTCCGACATCCCGCCGTTCGCCGCGACGAAGGTCGTCGTGCTCGGCGCGGGCATGATGGGCGCGGCGATCGCCTACGTCTGCGCCAAGGCCGGGCTCGAGGTCGTGCTCAAGGACGTCGACCAGGCCGCCGCCGACCGCGGCAAGGGCTACTCGGCCGCGCTGGTCGAGAAGGCCGTGGGCCGCGGCCGTCAGAGCCAGGAGGCCGGCGACGCGCTGCTGGCCCGCATCACCGCCACGACCGATGCGGCCGCGGCGGCCGGCGCGGACCTGCTGATCGAGGCCGTCTTCGAGGACCCGGCGGTCAAGGCCCAGGTCTACGCCGAGGTCGAGCCGCACCTGGACCCGGACGCGCTGCTGGGCTCCAACACCTCGACGCTGCCGATCACCTCGCTGGCCGAGCACGTCTCGCGGCCGGCCGACTTCATCGGCCTGCACTTCTTCAGCCCGGTGGACAAGATGCCGCTCCTGGAGATCATCCGGGGCGAGGCCACCAGCGACGAGACGCTGTACCGCGCGCTCGACGTGGCCCGGCAGATCGGCAAGACGCCGATCGTCGTCAACGACTCGCGCGGGTTCTTCACCTCGCGCGTGATCGGCACCTTCATCAACGAGGGCATCGCGATGCTCACCGAGGGCGTGCCGGCGGCGACGATCGAGCAGGCCGCGTCGCAGGCGGGCTACCCCGCGCCGGTGCTCCAGCTCTCCGACGAGCTGAACCTCGAGCTCATGGCCAAGATCCGCAAGGCCTCCAAGGAGGCCGTCGAGGCCTCGGGGGCGACGTGGGTCGACCATCCGGCCTTCGCGGTCATCGACCGCATGCTGGCCGAGGGCCGCGCGGGCAAGCTGCGCGGCGCGGGCTTCTACGACTACGCCGACGGCAAGCGCACCGGGTTGTGGGCCGGGCTGCGCGAGCTGTTCCCGCCGGTCGCCGACCCGTCGGCGATCGTCCTGCGCGACCTCGAGGAGCGCATGCTGTTCGCCGAGGCGCTCGAGACCGTCCGCTGTCGCGACGAGGGCGTCATCGAGTCGGTCGCCGACGCGAACATCGGCTCGATCATGGGCATCGGCTTCCCCGGCTGGACCGGCGGCGTGCTGCAGTACATCAACGGCTATCCGGATCCCGCCCACCCCGGCGTCGCCGGCTTCGTGGCCCGCGCGCGCGAACTGGCCGAGAGGTACGGCGACCGCTTCGAGCCGCCGGCCTCGCTCGTCGAGCAGGGCGAGCGAGGCGAGCCCTACCGCGACAGGGCCACGGCGCCGGTGGCGGTCGAGCTCCAGGTCACCCGTACTGGATGA
- a CDS encoding TetR/AcrR family transcriptional regulator, with product MAPEPRTPPHARRNQAERSATTRAALLDATLECLVCDGYANTTTARVAERAGLSRGAHLHHFQTRAALLAAAADHLTRRRGEHMLASADALPTGPERVAEGLDLLWRSYNTPLYQASLDLWTHARTDDDLRDHLIPIERRLDRQTMELSRRLFPHAARRADFEVLVNLALATIRGLVVLDTLHTGSARAEKQWGACRAQLVSLFEPEGRPGMGGRGAAS from the coding sequence ATGGCCCCCGAACCGCGCACCCCGCCCCATGCGCGACGCAACCAGGCCGAGCGCTCCGCCACCACGCGCGCGGCGTTGCTGGACGCGACGCTCGAGTGCCTCGTGTGCGACGGCTACGCGAACACGACGACCGCCCGGGTGGCCGAGCGCGCGGGCCTGTCGCGTGGCGCCCACCTGCACCACTTCCAGACCCGAGCCGCGCTGCTGGCGGCGGCGGCCGACCACCTCACGCGGCGCCGCGGCGAGCACATGCTGGCCTCGGCCGACGCGCTGCCGACCGGTCCCGAGCGCGTGGCCGAGGGCCTGGACCTGCTCTGGCGCAGCTACAACACCCCGCTCTACCAGGCGTCGCTGGACCTATGGACCCACGCGCGGACCGACGACGACCTGCGCGACCACCTCATCCCGATCGAGCGCCGCCTGGACCGCCAGACGATGGAGCTCTCGCGCCGCCTGTTCCCGCACGCCGCCCGGCGCGCGGACTTCGAGGTGCTGGTCAACCTCGCACTGGCGACGATCCGCGGGCTCGTGGTCCTCGACACGCTGCACACGGGCTCGGCGCGGGCCGAGAAGCAGTGGGGCGCCTGCCGCGCGCAGCTCGTCTCCTTGTTCGAGCCCGAGGGCCGGCCGGGCATGGGCGGCCGGGGGGCCGCCTCATGA
- a CDS encoding (R)-mandelonitrile lyase → MQITRSSIDTQKGPADWFTGDVYIDAVAAPAGTSTFAAAAVHFTPGARTAWHTHPHGQTIFVTEGVGRCQREGGPVEELRPGDRVFFEPGERHWHGAAPTRFMLHIAIHQNDDAGSAVTWGEHVTDEQYAA, encoded by the coding sequence ATGCAGATCACCCGCAGCAGCATCGACACCCAGAAGGGCCCCGCCGACTGGTTCACGGGCGACGTCTACATCGACGCCGTCGCCGCGCCCGCTGGGACCTCCACGTTCGCGGCGGCCGCCGTGCACTTCACGCCCGGCGCGCGCACCGCGTGGCACACCCACCCGCACGGCCAGACGATCTTCGTCACCGAGGGCGTCGGGCGCTGCCAGCGCGAGGGCGGCCCGGTCGAGGAGCTGCGCCCCGGCGATCGCGTCTTCTTCGAGCCCGGCGAGCGCCACTGGCACGGTGCGGCTCCCACCCGCTTCATGCTGCACATCGCCATCCACCAGAACGACGACGCGGGCAGCGCGGTCACCTGGGGCGAGCACGTCACCGACGAGCAGTACGCCGCCTAG
- a CDS encoding cyclase family protein, with translation MAIRAPTLDGWVDLSQPLFNGMPGPPAHGVPRFWVDATDVAVTEGRLTARVTPLETAAHIGTHIDTSIHFVPGGRTVAEASGGTASRSRSSSRRSSPPTRRGRPPARPSRCGTGPARRARARA, from the coding sequence ATGGCGATCCGAGCGCCGACGCTCGACGGGTGGGTCGATCTCTCACAGCCGCTGTTCAACGGCATGCCCGGGCCGCCGGCCCACGGCGTGCCGCGGTTCTGGGTCGACGCGACCGACGTTGCGGTCACCGAGGGCAGGCTGACCGCACGGGTCACGCCCCTCGAGACGGCCGCGCACATCGGGACCCACATCGACACGAGCATCCACTTCGTGCCCGGAGGCCGGACGGTCGCGGAGGCATCCGGAGGCACCGCTAGCCGGTCGCGAAGCTCGTCCCGGCGCTCGTCGCCTCCCACGCGTCGAGGTCGGCCTCCAGCGCGGCCATCGCGCTGCGGAACAGGCCCAGCGCGTCGGGCCCGAGCACGAGCATGA